The Saccopteryx leptura isolate mSacLep1 chromosome 2, mSacLep1_pri_phased_curated, whole genome shotgun sequence genome has a window encoding:
- the SMIM30 gene encoding small integral membrane protein 30 — protein MTSVSAQLFLVLISLLSGLPVVEAVEAGDAIALFLGVVLCITGICACLGVYARKRNGEV, from the coding sequence ATGACCTCAGTTTCAGCACAGTTGTTCTTAGTCCTCATTTCACTGCTTTCGGGGCTGCCTGTTGTTGAAGCAGTAGAAGCTGGAGATGCAATCGCGCTCTTTTTAGGTGTGGTTCTTTGCATTACAGGCATTTGTGCTTGTTTGGGAGTATATGCAcgaaagagaaatggagaggtGTGA